The genomic DNA GGCGCAGTCTCTTTCTCTGGTTCAGACTGATCCATTGTAGTTTCGCTACCTTTGCTGATTTCTTTGCTGACTTCCCTGGCGGTATTCAAGGTTGACTGACCATCGCGGGGTTGTACGTCAATGTCGCTTTCTTCACTTTCAACTTCTTGACAACTCGACGTTCCATGTAGCATTTCAGGATAGGCCGTATCCTGATTAAAAGCAATCGGAGAATTTGGTTCGATGTCCACGGATTCGTCCATCTCGATGGGATCCTGCGTTAAGTCCGCTTCGATGTCTGACGTGGAGGATTCCTGCCCAGTCTCGCGGTCACTTTCGGGCTGCGATCCATCCACCAGTGGAGGGGTGTAGGACGTAGGGAGTTTGCCTGAAAAAGTCAGTATTGCATGTCTCAGAACAAATATAACAAACAAGTAAAAATGGAAATTAACTGACGTCTCCTCCGAACCTCGCCCTCCCACTTGGTTTCCAAAAACGATCGTCCCCTCCCTTCCATCTCTCCAGCATCAACTCCCAAGCACCTCCGCTTAACACCCCTCAGCACGCTCGCACCTCGTGAGACATTAATCTCCGTATCCAACAGAGTCTCCTCGAGCGGCCTGTCCGCGCCAGGCATCTGCTGAAGCGACTTCATGCTATTGAAAGATGTGCGGAAGCGCTTCCAGACTTTGCGGGGGCGAGATTGTTGGCTCAGGAAGGAAGTGGAGGGCTTGCGATCCCAGAGGCGGGGGAGGGTGCTGGCGCGTTTGACGGGAGTGAAGCGGAATCGGTCTTCGCTTTGGGATTGCTTTTGGGTTGAGCTGGTTACGCGAGGTGTCAGTTGTGGCCTGTCTTTCTTCTGTAGGACTTCGGTTCTGGGTTTGCAAGGATGGGATGATAGGGGTTAGGAGAAGCAGAGTCCAGTCCCTCTTGAGCCTGCTGCCTTCCAGAACAGAAATAGAACCATAACCATTGAGGAATGTGCTTCAAGGCATAGAACAGAATAAAATAAAGTAAACCAACCATATTTGCGGAGGCAGGAAAGCAGATGGCCCGGCGTTATTGCGCATGGTTTCTTATACCGCGAGGAATGTCGCGACTGAGACGTGGTATGCTGCGAGAAAGGGCAGACTATGATAGTGCAGATGAACTATAATATAGCATAAGGAACAGAACTGAGGATGCGGAATAACACAATTGATAAAAGATAGAGTCGCGAGTGAAAGACGTGACGTTGGAGTTGGAGATCCGGAGTTGTTGGTCTTGTTTCTTTTGGGCCCGCCGTTGCTGTGCCAACTGCCTTCAGTGGTACCTCGCATACAGTATTGCACCACTCGTATACAAGGAATAATAGTCTAAAATGATTCAATGGTGTTTTAGCAGCTAAGGAATTGCCATATAAAGAAAAACGGTTCCTGTCTATAGTGTTGACAGAATGGCCGCTGTAAGCCGATTGTGGCTGACCAAATCTACGAGCAGTCGAACCCCAGGAATTTCCAGTCTTCTGACCATCCAGGTCTAAGTCGTCAAGTCAACTGACTGTATGCATATTCAAGGATGAACTGTCGTAGTCTGAGAGAGAATCATGTCGAAATCATATCATGTCTCATAAGCCGTAGTAACAACCAAGTACTAACGCCGTCACCATGCTCCCATTTGTTACAATCCTCCGTTCATTGCGCCAGTCTACCCTGTGCGTAGCTGGGTATCCATCCAAGTAGCTGTAATATCTCATGGCAGTTTCTCCTCCATATCCCTCTCATCAAACGGGTCCCCGAATTCCTCTGTTCCGTATTAGCCTCCGTCTAGCATCAACCCCCTCCCAACTCCCCAGCACCAGAAGCAAAAGCCGAGATATAGATGTGGCTGCACAGGGAAGGGAGACTCACTCAAACTAAAATCCCTATCCACCACAAACTCCATTGCCCGCTGAGCCTCATCTTCCGCCCGTTTACTCTTCCACTCCCCCGGCTTGACCTTCTGCTGTTTCCCCTGTGCCGTAGCAGCGCTATTTCTCCTCTCAAAAACACCGAGGTCTGCTGTTCTTTCCATCTGTTGGGACCCTGGTGGGGACAGTTCTGAGGAGTGGATGCCCGGGGGGTTGGTCATGGTTGGGGTGCGGGCTCCGGATTCGGGGGAGGAGGCCATTTGAGAGTCACCGTCGTAATCTGTAATCGTGTTTAGTGTTGGTTATGCCTTTTGTCTTTGGGTTCTGGTGCTTGGTTTCTGGCTTGGTGGTAAGTTGATGCCtggttggtgatgatgcGGGGAAGAGAACGCTGCTTGCGAAGGCGCGTATAGAGAGGATGGTAGAATCCAGAATGAAGCCATATTAATGAAGACACTCACCTGTCGGCATGATGGATAGGTGGTGTCAACCACTGGATAGAAAAGAATGTTGATGTTGGTTATTGTCGTAGTCGTCGTCGCAGTCACTGCTTGTTTCGGCGCTTGGTCCGGTCCACCACTTAGTAACCTCACAAATTCCGAACTGAAACGGAAACTCCCCATAAAATCTTGACCACCACTGCTGAACGCCCAGTCTTCGGTCCTGTGATGATTCATTTTTGGGTAGACAATTACTCTACTATTTTAATTTCACAGCGATACTCATTCTTTTTGGTTTTGTTCTTGTTCGTCTTGCATCTTTTCAGCCTTTGCCATCATGAGCGCGAGCACTGCCGGTCACAATGTTTGGGATGATGATTGGGAAAAGCAGGCAGATGTATGACCTTGCTTCTTTTCTGCTAATTTCTTcaagatatatatatgtttCTATATCGCAAGCATGAGTGCTAACCGGTATAGACTCTCGACGAGCAGCCTCCGCCGGAGAAGAAAGTCTCGTCCAAAGTCACCAAAGCACAGCGCAGAGCGCAGCAGGCCGAATTCAACCGCCAATTATGGGCTGAAGCGTACGTCTCTTTTGAGCATCTATATCATGTCTATCTACATTCAATTTGTCTGGTCTATCGCAATTCTAACCCAATAGCAGAGAACAACCTCAGACCTTCCATTTCCTCGAAGCCCAATCCGACGTCCCCCTGAAACAAGAATTCAAACCTACCGTCACTGTCCTCAGTCGCAAACCCCAAGCCTCCGCCTCGCGGAGTGCCGCAACACCCAATACAGCGACAGCCGGTATGGCCCGATTGGCTCTGGTCGCGGACGACAAAGTCGAAGAGTCcgatgaagaggacgagaaaaagaaacaaccTGAGCCGACTCCCGAAGAGCGTCAGGCGATTGCAATGCGGAGCCTGGAGGAGAGACAGCGCAAGTACGAGGAAGTCCGAGAGCGGTTGTTTGGGAGTCCGTCTGCCAATACATCCGGTACTTCGACCCCTCGCAGCGCAACCCCACCCAACAGGCAGAACGAGGGCCGAGGGAAAGGCAAGAGTCGAGGTGGTGGGAGAGACAACAACAGGGACAACa from Aspergillus chevalieri M1 DNA, chromosome 1, nearly complete sequence includes the following:
- a CDS encoding uncharacterized protein (COG:S;~EggNog:ENOG410PZDS), which produces MPTDYDGDSQMASSPESGARTPTMTNPPGIHSSELSPPGSQQMERTADLGVFERRNSAATAQGKQQKVKPGEWKSKRAEDEAQRAMEFVVDRDFSLKEFGDPFDERDMEEKLP
- a CDS encoding uncharacterized protein (COG:S;~EggNog:ENOG410PPBA;~InterPro:IPR024771;~PFAM:PF12752), with the translated sequence MSASTAGHNVWDDDWEKQADTLDEQPPPEKKVSSKVTKAQRRAQQAEFNRQLWAEAEQPQTFHFLEAQSDVPLKQEFKPTVTVLSRKPQASASRSAATPNTATAGMARLALVADDKVEESDEEDEKKKQPEPTPEERQAIAMRSLEERQRKYEEVRERLFGSPSANTSGTSTPRSATPPNRQNEGRGKGKSRGGGRDNNRDNNKEKRDSSSTSSKSRQFYDPGNAPRSNSNYVQRKDNQSPGERAGGSQQQSPRQPYRHPRGPDANGRGGFRPRGAKTT